In Virgibacillus sp. NKC19-16, a single genomic region encodes these proteins:
- a CDS encoding Asp23/Gls24 family envelope stress response protein → MSIELNTNDGHVTITNEVIATIAGGAAVECYGIVGMASKSQIRDGIAEMLRRENFSRGVVVRQEDSHLHIDMYIIVSYGTKISEVAHNVQSQVKYTLNQSLGLSIDSVNIYIQGVRVAMD, encoded by the coding sequence ATGTCTATAGAACTTAATACAAATGATGGTCACGTAACAATCACAAATGAGGTTATTGCCACAATTGCAGGTGGCGCTGCAGTAGAATGTTATGGCATTGTAGGCATGGCTTCTAAAAGCCAAATTAGAGACGGGATTGCTGAAATGCTTAGAAGGGAAAACTTCTCCAGGGGTGTTGTTGTACGCCAGGAAGATAGTCACTTGCATATTGATATGTACATTATCGTAAGCTACGGAACGAAGATCTCTGAAGTGGCGCACAATGTCCAATCACAAGTTAAATACACATTAAACCAATCATTGGGATTGTCCATTGATTCAGTAAATATATATATTCAAGGAGTCCGTGTAGCGATGGACTAA
- the fmt gene encoding methionyl-tRNA formyltransferase, with product MKRIVFMGTPDFSVPILDSLVKSEYEVVLVVSQPDRPKGRKKVISPPPVKVEAEKHNIPVFQPEKLKHNYEEILTYKPDVIITAAYGQILPNALLETPVYGCINVHASLLPELRGGAPVHYAILQGKKETGISLMYMAEKLDAGDILVQKKVQIDDEDHVGSLHEKLSNAGANLLIESLPEIFTDSMKPIKQDESKATFAMNIKREQEKVDWTKSNLEIYNHIRGLHPWPVAFTTYFGKIMKLWWGEMDNEKYEGMPGEIVRKDNNAFTVICGDQRGVRITEIQPAGKKRMTVADYLQGSADRIKIGTLMGD from the coding sequence TTGAAGAGAATTGTTTTTATGGGAACACCGGATTTTTCGGTACCTATTTTAGATTCATTGGTGAAGTCGGAATATGAGGTGGTGCTCGTTGTTTCTCAGCCAGATAGACCAAAAGGAAGGAAGAAGGTTATTAGCCCTCCCCCGGTAAAAGTAGAAGCGGAAAAACACAACATTCCCGTATTTCAACCAGAAAAATTAAAACATAATTATGAAGAAATTTTAACGTATAAGCCTGATGTAATTATTACAGCAGCCTATGGACAAATACTGCCGAATGCATTGCTTGAGACGCCTGTTTATGGATGCATAAATGTTCATGCTTCTCTTCTCCCTGAATTACGTGGGGGAGCACCAGTTCATTATGCCATTCTACAAGGAAAAAAGGAAACAGGCATAAGCCTTATGTATATGGCAGAGAAGCTGGATGCCGGTGATATTTTAGTGCAAAAAAAGGTTCAGATTGACGATGAAGATCATGTTGGAAGTCTCCACGAGAAACTTTCAAATGCGGGTGCAAACTTACTAATCGAAAGCTTACCTGAAATTTTCACGGACAGTATGAAGCCAATCAAGCAGGATGAATCAAAAGCAACCTTTGCAATGAATATTAAACGCGAACAGGAAAAAGTCGATTGGACAAAGAGCAATCTGGAAATCTATAATCATATAAGAGGCCTGCATCCCTGGCCTGTCGCATTTACGACATATTTTGGAAAAATTATGAAGCTTTGGTGGGGCGAAATGGATAATGAAAAATATGAGGGCATGCCAGGTGAAATTGTCCGAAAAGATAATAACGCATTTACTGTTATTTGCGGGGATCAAAGAGGAGTGCGAATTACAGAAATCCAACCCGCCGGAAAAAAGCGGATGACTGTTGCTGATTACCTGCAAGGCTCTGCTGATCGGATAAAAATAGGCACGCTAATGGGAGATTAA
- a CDS encoding thiamine diphosphokinase, whose product MISVAIVGNGPVELHPDFKQFMSEVDIWIGADRGSLTLTKNQIPIEYAVGDFDSINEEEKGAIQKNTNFFEEYPPEKNETDLELALRKGYELHPDKIYLFGVTGGRLDHELVNIQLLHSIITKGIRGIMVDKSNFIELTLPGEHIVQHDDNYPTISFIPFTQHVRGLSLSEFKYSLVDQTISWGSTLCISNRLLLNNGTFSYKEGILLLVKSCDMIPV is encoded by the coding sequence ATGATATCTGTAGCAATTGTAGGAAATGGTCCTGTAGAGCTACATCCTGATTTCAAGCAGTTTATGAGTGAAGTTGATATCTGGATAGGTGCAGATCGTGGTTCATTAACGTTAACAAAAAATCAGATTCCAATAGAATACGCAGTAGGAGATTTCGATTCCATAAACGAGGAAGAAAAAGGCGCCATTCAAAAAAACACAAATTTTTTTGAAGAATATCCTCCTGAAAAGAATGAAACTGATTTAGAGCTAGCGCTTCGAAAAGGGTATGAATTACACCCGGATAAAATATATTTATTTGGTGTCACCGGTGGCAGGCTTGATCATGAACTGGTAAATATACAACTTCTGCATTCGATTATTACGAAAGGTATTCGAGGCATTATGGTAGATAAATCAAATTTTATAGAATTAACCCTCCCGGGAGAGCACATCGTCCAACATGATGACAATTATCCAACTATCTCTTTTATCCCTTTTACGCAACATGTGCGGGGCTTGAGTTTATCTGAGTTTAAATATTCATTGGTTGATCAAACGATTTCCTGGGGCTCAACACTATGTATTTCAAACAGGCTTCTTTTAAATAATGGTACTTTTTCGTACAAAGAAGGCATATTATTACTAGTAAAGAGTTGTGACATGATTCCAGTGTAG
- the rpmB gene encoding 50S ribosomal protein L28: MARKCVVTGRKTRSGNQRSHAMNSNKRNWKANVQKVRIMVDGKPKRVYVSARALKSGKVERV, from the coding sequence ATGGCTAGAAAATGTGTTGTTACTGGACGGAAAACTCGCAGTGGAAACCAACGTTCTCACGCTATGAATTCCAACAAGCGTAATTGGAAAGCTAATGTGCAAAAAGTACGTATTATGGTAGACGGCAAACCTAAACGTGTTTATGTTTCTGCACGCGCGCTTAAATCAGGTAAAGTAGAGCGTGTATAA
- the rpe gene encoding ribulose-phosphate 3-epimerase, producing the protein MTKIAPSILSADFSNLGNEIKDVERGGADYIHVDVMDGHFVPNITIGPLVVDAIKPITSLPLDVHLMIENPDDYIAMFAASGASIITVHQEACPHLHRTVQQIRENGVKAGVVINPATSAETLLPILPDVDLILIMTVNPGYGGQSFIDNTLQKIEQVATWRKEMNLSFEIEVDGGVNNQTAKKCVDAGADVLVAGSAVFNHTDRQEAMKNIVDAADGK; encoded by the coding sequence ATGACTAAAATTGCACCATCGATATTATCAGCAGACTTTTCAAATCTAGGTAATGAAATTAAAGACGTCGAGCGTGGCGGGGCAGATTATATTCATGTGGATGTAATGGATGGCCACTTTGTTCCAAATATTACAATAGGCCCTTTGGTTGTAGATGCAATAAAGCCAATTACATCACTTCCTTTGGATGTTCACTTAATGATTGAAAATCCGGATGACTATATCGCTATGTTTGCTGCATCAGGTGCTTCTATCATTACCGTGCATCAGGAAGCATGCCCCCACCTGCATCGAACGGTTCAGCAGATTAGAGAGAATGGTGTGAAAGCAGGTGTTGTTATTAATCCTGCAACATCAGCGGAAACCTTACTCCCCATATTACCGGATGTGGATTTAATTTTAATAATGACTGTAAATCCAGGGTATGGCGGCCAGTCATTTATTGATAATACGCTCCAAAAAATAGAACAAGTTGCCACATGGCGAAAAGAAATGAACTTATCTTTTGAAATTGAAGTAGATGGTGGGGTAAATAATCAAACTGCAAAAAAATGTGTAGATGCCGGGGCGGATGTATTGGTTGCTGGGAGTGCTGTATTTAACCACACCGATAGACAGGAAGCAATGAAAAATATTGTAGATGCCGCGGACGGGAAGTAG
- a CDS encoding Stp1/IreP family PP2C-type Ser/Thr phosphatase, with protein MKGQFLTDRGKVRNYNEDAGGVFYNSFGQLLAIIADGMGGHQAGDVASQMAISLIEEKWENGHQLDSAEEAEQWISQAIIEVNESIYTHALQKTEYEGMGTTVVASICTDEFITISHIGDSRCYLFSESVLNQITEDHSLVNELVRSGQISKDDAEQHPRKNVLLRALGTEENAIAETQSIEWVFGDKLLLCSDGLTNKVSDEELASFMNSSSDIKETGKQMVELANERGGEDNISLLIVCHDPALKEGETSC; from the coding sequence ATGAAGGGACAATTTCTGACTGATCGAGGCAAGGTTAGAAACTATAATGAAGATGCTGGGGGCGTATTTTATAATTCATTTGGACAGTTATTAGCTATTATTGCTGATGGGATGGGTGGTCACCAAGCGGGAGATGTTGCGAGTCAAATGGCGATATCTTTAATAGAGGAAAAATGGGAGAATGGCCATCAATTAGATTCAGCAGAGGAAGCAGAACAATGGATCTCCCAAGCTATAATAGAGGTAAATGAATCCATTTATACACATGCACTTCAAAAGACGGAATATGAAGGAATGGGAACAACTGTTGTAGCATCCATTTGTACAGATGAATTTATTACAATTTCGCATATTGGGGACAGTCGGTGTTATCTGTTTAGTGAAAGTGTTCTTAACCAAATCACAGAGGATCATTCATTGGTTAATGAACTTGTTCGTTCAGGGCAAATCTCCAAAGACGATGCAGAACAACATCCAAGAAAAAATGTGCTTCTGCGAGCTCTTGGAACAGAAGAAAATGCAATTGCTGAGACACAATCTATTGAGTGGGTCTTTGGGGACAAATTACTACTTTGCTCTGACGGATTAACAAATAAGGTTTCAGATGAGGAACTCGCTTCATTTATGAATTCAAGCAGTGATATAAAAGAGACAGGAAAACAAATGGTAGAGCTGGCAAATGAACGGGGAGGAGAAGATAATATTTCACTCCTTATCGTATGTCACGATCCTGCTTTGAAAGAAGGTGAAACTTCATGCTGA
- the pknB gene encoding Stk1 family PASTA domain-containing Ser/Thr kinase: MLNGRLLNDRYQIKETIGGGGMANVYLARDTILNRDVAIKVLRLEYANDEEFIARFDREAQSATSLSHPNIVNIYDVGEEDQILYMVMEYVDGMTLKEYIQTHGPIDVQEALDIMKQLTSAIAHAHANDIVHRDIKPQNILIDTYGQAKVTDFGIAIALSATSLTQTNSILGSVHYLSPEQARGGTATKKSDVYSIGIVLFELLTGRLPFSGQSPVSIALKHLQSDTPSVRRFNQDVPQSVENIVLKATAKDPFHRYDTVYDVEDAIETALDPSKINEEVYSPPVEAGEETKAIPIITDNQTEQNPDQDTLVHQTTGSTKDYPPGGKNNKKSKKDLKKKKKNKKPKNKRKKKGIIIGVILFILLASGMAAFFLLQPNDVTVPNVGEMESGEAEDELESLNLITEQELIYSEEIEEGFVVRTDPQPGRTVKEGSMITLFVSQGQETVAFDDYVGRDYSQVERILEEDYDEIITYDTHSDRPVGEIVTQIQPNPDSEVVPSETSVIFEVSIGPELVSLNDLTGMTEEAASDYLDNQNLTMNQVEENSDSTPEGEVIRQEPEANTELEEGSTVNVYVSSGPEEQPPASHSITYTVPYSSDGEEDEEGEGNEEEPEQQTVRIYIDDMNNDIDEVYQEETITEDTEYTFTLTIAPDTDAAYRIMRDDEVLTEETVSYEDEEGE, encoded by the coding sequence ATGCTGAACGGCCGCCTGTTAAATGATCGCTATCAAATTAAAGAAACAATTGGCGGAGGCGGCATGGCAAATGTTTATTTAGCGAGAGACACGATTTTAAATCGCGATGTCGCCATTAAGGTACTAAGATTGGAATATGCCAATGACGAAGAATTTATCGCACGATTTGACCGGGAAGCACAATCAGCCACAAGTCTTTCTCACCCCAATATCGTAAATATTTATGATGTAGGTGAAGAAGACCAAATTTTATATATGGTAATGGAATATGTGGATGGGATGACTCTTAAGGAATACATACAAACGCATGGCCCTATAGACGTCCAAGAAGCCTTGGATATTATGAAGCAATTAACTTCTGCAATTGCACATGCACATGCTAATGATATTGTGCATAGAGACATAAAACCGCAAAATATTTTAATTGATACATATGGACAGGCTAAAGTAACTGATTTCGGAATTGCCATCGCATTAAGCGCAACATCTTTAACACAAACGAATTCCATTTTAGGGTCTGTTCATTATTTATCACCGGAACAGGCAAGGGGCGGCACGGCAACGAAGAAGTCAGACGTTTATTCGATTGGAATTGTTCTTTTTGAGCTTTTAACAGGAAGGCTGCCATTTTCCGGCCAATCCCCTGTATCGATTGCCTTAAAACATTTACAAAGTGATACGCCATCTGTGAGAAGGTTTAATCAAGATGTCCCCCAAAGCGTTGAGAATATTGTGTTGAAAGCTACTGCTAAAGATCCCTTCCACCGTTACGACACGGTTTATGATGTTGAGGATGCTATAGAAACTGCTTTAGATCCGAGTAAAATAAACGAAGAAGTTTATTCACCACCTGTGGAAGCTGGAGAAGAAACGAAAGCTATTCCAATTATTACAGATAACCAGACAGAACAGAACCCGGATCAGGATACGTTGGTCCATCAAACAACGGGAAGCACAAAAGACTATCCACCTGGTGGAAAAAATAACAAGAAGTCAAAAAAGGATTTAAAAAAGAAAAAGAAAAATAAAAAGCCAAAGAACAAGCGCAAGAAAAAGGGCATAATAATAGGTGTGATCTTATTTATTTTACTTGCGTCTGGAATGGCTGCATTTTTTCTCCTGCAACCTAATGATGTTACTGTACCAAATGTAGGCGAAATGGAATCCGGTGAAGCAGAAGATGAATTGGAAAGTCTTAACCTAATTACGGAACAGGAATTAATTTATTCTGAAGAAATAGAAGAAGGATTTGTAGTAAGAACAGATCCGCAACCCGGAAGAACAGTAAAGGAAGGGTCAATGATAACGCTATTTGTTAGTCAAGGGCAAGAAACGGTAGCTTTTGATGATTATGTTGGAAGGGATTATAGTCAAGTTGAACGAATACTTGAAGAAGATTATGATGAAATAATTACTTATGACACACACTCCGATCGGCCGGTTGGGGAAATCGTAACTCAGATTCAACCAAATCCGGATAGTGAAGTTGTGCCAAGTGAAACCAGCGTTATATTTGAAGTTAGTATTGGCCCGGAATTAGTCAGTTTAAATGATCTAACAGGGATGACAGAAGAGGCGGCAAGTGATTATTTAGACAATCAAAATTTAACCATGAATCAAGTTGAAGAGAATTCTGATAGCACACCAGAAGGAGAAGTTATCCGTCAGGAACCCGAAGCTAACACCGAATTAGAAGAAGGTTCTACGGTAAATGTATATGTGTCATCCGGACCTGAGGAACAGCCCCCTGCCTCTCATTCCATAACCTATACGGTACCATACAGCTCTGATGGTGAGGAAGATGAAGAAGGCGAGGGAAATGAAGAAGAACCGGAACAGCAAACTGTTCGAATCTATATCGATGACATGAACAATGATATAGATGAAGTATATCAAGAAGAGACAATTACCGAGGATACAGAGTATACATTTACATTAACCATCGCCCCAGACACTGATGCTGCATATAGAATTATGCGTGATGATGAGGTACTTACAGAAGAGACAGTTTCGTACGAAGATGAAGAAGGTGAATAA
- the rsgA gene encoding ribosome small subunit-dependent GTPase A — MAEGRIIKALSGFYYVKADERIYQCRGRGLFRNKKITPLVGDFVTFDISNPNEGYIMEIKQRENELIRPPIANINQAIIVSSAVEPVFSTVLLDQFLVLIEAKDIKPVIFITKMDLASEAEISKMISYQKEYQEIGYAVELLSTKEPVQLPDLDHYFSRNVTVFAGQSGVGKSSLLNALNPSLLLKTAEISKSLGRGKHTTKHVELQQVHHGLVADTPGFSSLDLREIDSEELTDCFPEMREIKADCKFRGCMHNKEPKCAVKQAVELGEITAYRYKNYLRFLKEIQSRKPRY, encoded by the coding sequence ATGGCAGAGGGCAGAATAATAAAGGCTTTAAGTGGATTTTATTATGTAAAAGCAGATGAACGTATATATCAATGCAGAGGGAGAGGTCTTTTTCGTAATAAGAAGATAACACCTCTGGTAGGTGATTTTGTTACCTTTGATATAAGCAATCCTAATGAAGGATATATTATGGAGATTAAGCAAAGGGAAAACGAACTCATACGTCCACCAATAGCAAATATTAATCAGGCTATTATCGTCAGCTCTGCCGTCGAACCTGTTTTTAGTACAGTGTTGCTGGACCAGTTTCTTGTATTGATTGAAGCCAAGGATATCAAGCCAGTCATTTTTATCACGAAAATGGATCTTGCCTCGGAGGCAGAGATATCCAAAATGATAAGCTATCAAAAAGAATATCAGGAAATTGGATATGCCGTAGAATTACTTTCAACAAAGGAACCAGTTCAATTACCCGATTTAGATCATTACTTTAGTCGTAATGTAACTGTTTTTGCCGGGCAGTCAGGTGTGGGAAAATCATCGCTGCTTAATGCGTTAAATCCATCTCTTCTGCTTAAAACTGCCGAGATCTCCAAAAGCCTGGGAAGGGGAAAGCATACGACCAAACATGTAGAACTCCAGCAGGTTCATCACGGGCTTGTAGCAGATACTCCCGGGTTTAGTTCATTGGATTTACGTGAAATAGATTCAGAAGAACTAACAGATTGTTTTCCTGAGATGAGAGAAATCAAAGCAGATTGTAAATTCCGTGGCTGTATGCATAATAAAGAACCAAAGTGTGCGGTAAAGCAGGCTGTAGAACTAGGAGAAATTACAGCATATAGATATAAGAATTATTTGCGTTTTTTAAAAGAAATTCAATCACGAAAGCCGAGGTACTAA
- the priA gene encoding primosomal protein N', producing the protein MNIAKVIVDVPASSINQAFDYLIPEKFQDILNIGMRVVVPFGPRKVMGFVVGKVSESSFDKLKEITDVLDLIPALTPELLDLGRWIANQTLSLYITSLQAMLPQVLKAQYKKEITRLTRWALPKDLESLFAGRDVIAYEELEASTIRYNQVQKAMQDGDISIEYLVKSKITKKQVTMIKPAREAYLLEEAIQDLSNKAKKQQQILTFFIDNPEAIEKSLLLKKMNTTNSTVKALLDRSLLESYQAEIYRNPYDDANITRTQALELTEEQRQAIEPIQENIARGEHNVFLLHGVTGSGKTEIYLQAIQDVINKGKEAIVLVPEISLTPQMVSRFKGRFGSNVAVMHSALSAGEKYDEWRRIQRKEVQVVVGARSAIYAPFENIGIIIIDEEHETSYKQEDQPRYHARDVAIRRAGTHQCPVILGSATPTLESFARAQKGVYKLVTLSKRTNEKAMPEVEIVDMRSELHAGNRTMFSRRLKERIEQRIQKGEQIVLLLNRRGYSTFVMCRECGHVKECPHCDIALTYHKNTNQLKCHYCSYEEPMPMNCPECSSDLIRYFGTGTQKVEEALTQVIPEASVIRMDVDTTRRKGSHEKILRQFINKEADILLGTQMIAKGLDFENVSLVGVLTADSMLHLPDFRSSEKTFQLLTQVSGRAGRHELTGEVIVQTYTPDHYSIELASIYDFKEFYKKEMGVRKTFQYPPYVFLALLTISHQNKVKAAQTTQKIVQMLLKRVKNDTVILGPTPSAIPRIKDRYRYQCMVKYRNEPQLRHYINKILEQFTEEMRKEDLLITVDMQPYHLM; encoded by the coding sequence GTGAATATAGCCAAAGTTATTGTCGATGTTCCTGCTAGTTCCATTAACCAGGCATTCGACTATCTCATCCCGGAAAAATTTCAGGATATACTTAACATAGGAATGCGTGTCGTTGTTCCATTCGGCCCCAGAAAAGTAATGGGCTTTGTTGTTGGAAAAGTTTCCGAGTCGTCGTTTGATAAATTAAAGGAAATCACAGACGTACTGGATTTAATACCTGCATTGACGCCAGAACTATTGGATCTGGGGCGCTGGATAGCAAATCAAACGCTAAGTCTTTATATCACGTCACTACAAGCGATGTTGCCCCAGGTATTAAAGGCACAATATAAAAAAGAAATCACAAGGCTGACTCGGTGGGCATTACCAAAAGATTTGGAGAGTCTTTTTGCAGGGCGGGATGTAATTGCCTACGAAGAACTGGAAGCATCTACCATTCGTTATAATCAAGTACAAAAAGCAATGCAAGATGGCGACATTTCTATTGAGTATCTTGTCAAATCAAAAATAACAAAAAAACAGGTAACTATGATTAAGCCTGCACGTGAGGCTTACTTATTAGAAGAAGCTATACAGGATTTATCCAACAAAGCCAAAAAGCAACAGCAAATATTAACATTTTTTATTGATAATCCGGAAGCTATCGAAAAAAGCCTTTTGCTCAAAAAGATGAATACTACAAACAGTACTGTAAAGGCTTTGCTGGATAGATCACTCTTAGAGTCATATCAAGCTGAAATATATCGTAATCCATATGACGATGCGAACATTACAAGAACCCAAGCCTTGGAGCTGACTGAAGAACAGCGACAAGCTATTGAACCAATTCAGGAAAATATAGCAAGAGGCGAGCATAATGTGTTTCTCCTGCATGGGGTAACAGGTAGTGGAAAGACGGAAATATATTTACAGGCAATCCAGGATGTGATTAATAAAGGAAAGGAAGCCATTGTCCTAGTACCGGAGATTTCACTAACACCCCAAATGGTTAGCCGATTTAAGGGAAGATTTGGTTCCAATGTTGCTGTGATGCATAGTGCATTATCCGCCGGGGAAAAATACGATGAATGGCGACGTATTCAGCGGAAAGAAGTACAGGTTGTTGTCGGGGCAAGATCGGCCATTTATGCACCATTTGAAAATATTGGTATTATTATTATTGATGAGGAACATGAAACGAGCTATAAGCAGGAAGATCAGCCGCGTTATCATGCAAGAGATGTTGCCATCCGCCGGGCCGGGACCCATCAATGTCCTGTCATATTAGGGAGTGCTACCCCTACATTGGAGTCATTTGCTCGCGCGCAAAAAGGGGTCTATAAGTTAGTAACCTTAAGTAAACGAACAAATGAAAAGGCCATGCCCGAAGTTGAAATTGTTGATATGCGTTCAGAACTTCATGCGGGTAATCGAACGATGTTTTCCCGGCGTTTAAAAGAAAGAATCGAACAGCGTATCCAAAAAGGAGAACAAATTGTTTTACTACTAAATAGAAGGGGATATTCGACATTTGTGATGTGCCGGGAATGTGGACATGTTAAAGAATGCCCACATTGCGATATCGCACTTACTTATCATAAAAATACCAATCAGCTTAAATGTCATTATTGTTCCTACGAGGAGCCAATGCCCATGAATTGTCCGGAGTGCAGTAGTGATTTAATTCGATATTTTGGTACAGGAACACAGAAAGTGGAAGAAGCGTTAACACAAGTCATTCCTGAAGCCAGTGTTATTCGAATGGACGTCGATACAACACGCAGAAAAGGCTCCCATGAAAAAATCTTGCGTCAATTTATAAACAAAGAAGCAGATATATTACTTGGAACCCAAATGATCGCAAAAGGGTTGGATTTTGAAAATGTTTCCTTAGTTGGGGTATTAACAGCTGACTCCATGTTACATTTGCCGGATTTTCGTTCTTCTGAGAAGACATTCCAATTATTGACACAAGTAAGCGGCCGGGCAGGCAGGCATGAATTAACCGGTGAAGTCATTGTCCAAACGTACACACCGGATCATTATAGTATTGAACTTGCTAGCATCTATGATTTTAAGGAATTTTATAAAAAAGAAATGGGTGTAAGAAAAACTTTTCAATACCCGCCATATGTTTTTTTAGCACTACTTACCATCTCACATCAAAATAAAGTAAAGGCAGCACAGACAACACAAAAAATTGTCCAAATGCTCCTGAAAAGAGTTAAGAATGATACGGTGATTCTCGGCCCCACGCCGTCAGCGATACCCCGTATAAAAGATAGATATCGATATCAATGCATGGTAAAATATAGAAATGAGCCTCAGTTACGTCATTATATAAATAAAATCCTTGAGCAATTTACTGAAGAAATGCGTAAAGAGGATTTGCTTATTACAGTAGACATGCAGCCATATCATTTAATGTAA
- the rsmB gene encoding 16S rRNA (cytosine(967)-C(5))-methyltransferase RsmB, translating into MSSYQLRMTILDLLLRVEKDNGFSHLLIDHELKSGKIEPQDERLLTEIFYGTIQRKFTLDYYLESFVDSKKKLEPWVRVLLRMSVYQMSFLDRIPDHAIIHEAVEIAKQRGHKGIASFVNGVLRNIQRKGVPDTASIANDTKKLAVETSHPEWMVERWTSFYGYQTTREMCEANLTRKYSSVRIQPLRITRDEAMKILNDQGFQTRPSMFSGQGIIIDEGNILKTDLFKEGYITVQDQSSMLVAEMLNASSGMHVLDGCSAPGGKATHIAEIMQDQGMIHAYDLHQKKVKQIDKRASELKLSIIDAKTGDARKLQAEHEKETFDRILIDAPCSGLGVIRGKPEIKYDKQEVDISRLATIQLNILESVSPLLKKRGILIYSTCTVDVEENQDVVSKFLKRNTDYIIDTDFFEELPEDVQGSQGITEYGLQLFPQTFQTDGFFITRLKKVK; encoded by the coding sequence ATGAGTAGCTATCAATTAAGAATGACAATCCTGGATTTATTGCTACGTGTAGAAAAAGATAATGGATTCAGTCATTTACTTATCGATCATGAATTAAAATCCGGGAAAATAGAGCCACAGGATGAAAGGTTATTAACAGAAATTTTTTACGGTACGATACAACGAAAATTCACCTTAGACTATTATTTGGAAAGCTTCGTGGATTCAAAGAAAAAGCTTGAGCCATGGGTAAGAGTACTACTAAGAATGTCTGTTTATCAAATGAGCTTTTTGGATAGAATACCGGATCATGCAATCATCCATGAAGCTGTGGAAATTGCAAAACAACGAGGCCATAAAGGTATTGCTTCCTTTGTAAACGGAGTGCTTCGGAATATTCAACGAAAAGGAGTTCCTGATACTGCTTCTATCGCAAATGATACGAAAAAGCTTGCGGTTGAAACAAGTCATCCGGAGTGGATGGTTGAGCGCTGGACCTCTTTTTATGGTTATCAAACGACTCGTGAAATGTGTGAGGCGAATTTAACTCGAAAATACAGCTCTGTTCGTATCCAGCCCTTAAGAATAACGCGTGATGAAGCAATGAAAATATTGAATGATCAAGGATTTCAAACAAGGCCTTCTATGTTTTCTGGTCAAGGCATCATCATTGATGAGGGAAATATTTTAAAAACGGATTTATTTAAAGAAGGTTATATTACCGTGCAGGATCAAAGCTCCATGCTTGTGGCCGAAATGCTTAATGCTTCATCAGGTATGCATGTCCTGGACGGGTGCAGTGCCCCTGGCGGGAAAGCTACCCACATTGCTGAAATAATGCAAGATCAAGGAATGATTCATGCTTATGACCTTCATCAAAAGAAAGTGAAACAAATTGATAAAAGAGCTTCCGAACTAAAGCTATCCATTATTGATGCAAAAACGGGTGATGCAAGAAAACTGCAGGCAGAACATGAAAAGGAGACTTTTGACAGAATTTTAATTGACGCTCCCTGCTCCGGATTGGGTGTTATCAGAGGGAAACCGGAGATAAAATACGATAAACAAGAAGTGGACATCAGTAGATTGGCAACCATTCAGTTAAACATATTGGAGAGTGTCTCCCCTTTATTGAAAAAACGAGGCATATTAATTTACAGCACGTGTACAGTGGATGTAGAAGAAAACCAAGATGTAGTAAGCAAGTTTTTAAAAAGAAATACGGATTATATAATTGATACAGATTTCTTTGAAGAATTACCAGAAGATGTACAGGGTTCACAAGGAATTACGGAATACGGTTTACAATTATTTCCACAAACCTTTCAAACAGATGGGTTCTTTATTACCAGATTAAAAAAAGTTAAATAA
- the spoVM gene encoding stage V sporulation protein SpoVM: MKFYTIKLPRFIGGFVRVCIGAFKKDK, encoded by the coding sequence ATGAAATTTTATACGATTAAACTCCCAAGATTTATTGGCGGATTTGTCAGGGTTTGTATTGGTGCTTTTAAAAAAGATAAATAA